A single window of Nicotiana sylvestris chromosome 5, ASM39365v2, whole genome shotgun sequence DNA harbors:
- the LOC104227310 gene encoding cyclic nucleotide-gated ion channel 1-like: MMNLTQDKYVRFEDWKSEQSSFNSEHQNSPNKKPFHIRKPSFSLLMSNIRRRFESGSERISSWRKSIRVHPLTDNPTKDQSISSKKQILDPQGQFVQQWNKIFVLICTIAVSLDPLFFYIPVIDNKNKCLDLDTTLKITACVLRSITDLFYIFHIILQFRTGFIAPSSRVFGRGELIQDSSAIAKRYLKSYFIVDVLAVLPLPQIVILIISPSVNSPISLATKEILKIVIFVQYVPRIFRIYPLYKEVTRTAGLFTETAWGGAAFNLFLYMLASNVVGAFWYLISVERQDTCWRDACKKIDSCSSDYLYCGGNRNGNALLLNSSCPLLKSEDIKDPNDFDFGIFLDALQFRIVEKQNFWSKLFYCFWWGLRNLSSLGQNLKTSTFVGEILFAVFISIIGLILFSLLIGNMQKYLQSITVRVEEMRVRRRDAEQWMSHRMLPDNLRGRIRRHEQYKWQETRGVEEDLLIHNLPRDLRRDLKRHLCWSLVKRVPIFDKMDEQLLDAMCDRLKPALYTEKSFIIREGDPVDEMLFLMRGTLLTMTTNGGRTGFFNSVSLKAGDFCGEELLTWALDPHTSSSLPISTRTVQAETDIEAFALTADDLKFVASQFRRLHSKQLQHSFRFYSQQWRTWGACFIQVAWRRHCRNKLEKSLREEEDRLQAALAKESTNAPSLGATIYASRFAANALRALRRNHTTGAKLSPTLPLLLQKPAEPNFSEENHS; the protein is encoded by the exons ATGATGAATCTAACGCAAGATAAATATGTAAG GTTTGAGGACTGGAAGTCAGAACAGTCATCCTTCAACTCTGAGCATCAAAATTCTCCAAATAAGAAGCCATTTCATATCAGAAAACCATCATTTAGTTTGTTGATGAGTAACATTAGAAGAAGATTTGAGAGTGGTTCTGAAAGAATTAGTAGTTGGAGAAAATCAATACGCGTCCATCCTCTAACCGATAACCCAACAAAAGATCAATCTATCTCGTCAAAGAAACAAATTCTTGATCCTCAGGGTCAATTTGTTCAGCAATGGAACAAAATATTTGTATTGATTTGTACAATTGCAGTGTCATTGGATCCACTATTCTTCTACATACCTGTCATTGATAACAAAAACAAGTGCCTTGATTTGGACACGACGTTAAAGATCACTGCTTGCGTTCTACGTTCGATCACTGATCTTTTCTATATCTTTCATATTATCTTGCAATTTCGTACTGGCTTTATCGCTCCTTCTTCTCGAGTATTTGGAAGGGGTGAGTTGATTCAAGATTCCTCTGCTATAGCCAAGAGATATTTGAAATCTTATTTCATTGTTGATGTTTTAGCAGTCCTTCCACTTCCACAG ATTGTGATATTGATTATCAGTCCAAGTGTGAATAGCCCGATTTCTCTGGCGACGAAAGAAATATTGAAGATTGTCATTTTTGTCCAATATGTTCcaagaatttttagaatttatccATTGTATAAAGAAGTAACAAGAACTGCAGGCTTATTTACAGAAACAGCATGGGGTGGAGCTGCTTTCAACCTTTTCCTCTACATGTTAGCCAGTAAT GTAGTCGGAGCCTTCTGGTATTTGATCTCAGTAGAACGCCAAGATACATGTTGGCGCGACGCATGTAAGAAGATTGACTCATGTTCTTCAGACTACTTATACTGTGGAGGAAACAGAAACGGAAACGCTTTGCTTCTAAATTCTTCTTGCCCTCTCCTGAAATCAGAAGATATAAAAGATCCAAATGACTTTGATTTTGGTATATTTCTTGATGCTCTTCAGTTTCGGATAGTAGAAAAGCAAAATTTCTGGTCCAAACTCTTCTATTGCTTTTGGTGGGGGCTGAGAAACTTAAG TTCTCTTGGCCAAAACCTTAAGACAAGCACATTTGTTGGGGAGATTCTCTTTGCTGTATTCATTTCAATTATTGGGCTAATCTTGTTTTCCTTGCTTATTGGCAATATGCAG AAATATTTGCAATCTATCACAGTTAGAGTAGAAGAGATGAGAGTGAGAAGGCGGGACGCAGAGCAATGGATGTCTCATCGGATGCTTCCTGATAATCTGAGAGGGCGTATTAGACGACATGAACAATACAAATGGCAAGAAACCAGAGGTGTTGAAGAAGATTTACTTATTCATAATCTTCCTAGAGATTTGAGAAGAGATTTAAAGCGCCATCTCTGTTGGTCTTTGGTCAAAAGA GTTCCAATATTCGATAAAATGGATGAACAGTTACTAGATGCAATGTGTGATCGACTTAAACCAGCACTCTACACAGAGAAGAGTTTCATAATCCGAGAAGGCGATCCAGTAGATGAAATGCTCTTTCTAATGAGAGGTACTCTATTAACTATGACAACAAATGGTGGAAGAACTGGTTTTTTCAACTCTGTATCACTAAAAGCTGGTGATTTCTGTGGAGAGGAGCTTCTTACTTGGGCTTTAGACCCTCATACTTCCTCTAGTCTTCCTATTTCAACAAGAACAGTTCAAGCTGAAACTGATATAGAAGCTTTTGCCCTCACTGCTGATGATCTCAAGTTTGTTGCCTCACAGTTTCGACGCCTTCATAGCAAACAGCTTCAACATAGTTTCAG GTTTTACTCACAGCAATGGAGGACATGGGGTGCATGCTTTATACAAGTAGCATGGCGTCGACATTGTAGGAACAAGCTTGAGAAATCTTTAAGagaggaagaagatagattgCAGGCTGCGTTAGCAAAAGAGAGCACAAATGCACCAAGTCTTGGAGCTACCATTTATGCATCAAGATTTGCTGCTAATGCACTACGAGCCTTACGACGCAACCATACAACTGGGGCTAAATTATCTCCAACATTACCTCTACTGCTTCAGAAACCAGCTGAACCAAATTTCAGTGAGGAAAATCATTCATGA